In Dermacentor variabilis isolate Ectoservices chromosome 10, ASM5094787v1, whole genome shotgun sequence, the genomic window TGCATTGTGGAGCCAACAGTTCTTAGGGAGCGATGAGCATTGATTCTTAAATGTCCAGCTTGGTAGTGTGTGGTGCCCAGTCTTGGGTGGCTGCATACTGAGGTTGTCCAGGTCCGTAATTTATTTACATTGAGTTAGTCTCTGGGACAGTCATGTTactgtatttttgcgcatataatCAATTCCAAAAATTTTAGAAATTTGACAGTAAAGTCGGAGTGTGGGTTATACAGTCAAACCTGTTTATAACAAACTCGATAGTTCCACGAAAAGTGGCCGTTATATTAATAGTTCGTTGTGCATAGACTGGCGTCAACAGTTAACAATCGGCAGTGCTGTGGTCTGAAAGCCAAATTTTCAGTGTCATTTTTGTTGCCGTTGCATTCCCACACCTGTTTGCAAATTCCTGTTCGAAATGTCACCAAGAGAATGACATGCGGGGTCATATAGCTCTCTCAAAACGGTGCTCGGTTCAGATCACCTTTGATTTCTAAACTGCAAACGCAACCTTTTTATTCGAGAGCTTGTGCTGCATTTTACTGCCAGCGGGACACGAGTGTACTCTGCAAAAGAGAGCAAAGTGTTCTAGTGAGCCGGAAGCCTAAAATTTTAGGAAACTCCAGTGGCATGCCACCATTCTGCGAAGGTCTTGGCATTACGACTGTGTGTCAGCCACACAAGACCCGCAAAATTGCATTATCTTTGTCGCTTCGGGTTAAAAAAGGCGATGCTCAAAAGTTGGAAAGTCACCGTGAATCATTATTGGAAATTGGTGACGTGTAAATGAAGCACCACCTAACCATGATCTCCTGATAAACGACATAGTACCCACCGATCCCTTGCGGTTGCGTGGCGGCAGCGTGTAGTGCAGCGTTCTTGCCAGCTCGGGGCGCTTGAATATAAACAGCAAGGACAGGAAAGCTTTCGTTGTTCCCTTGGCAGAAGGACATAGATGGTTGTTCAAAatggttgagagagagagagacaaaagaaaggggaaaggcagggaggttaaccacatgGGTagacctggtttgctaccctatgctggggagAGAGGAGGGGGAGTTAAAGTGATAGCAATTGAGAAATAGGCACCAAAACGATAGTACTGCCCTCGTGACATCAGATATCGCACCGGCACATGTGCCAGTGCACGCCCTGCTccatgctgctgctgttgtgtgcCTGCTCTCTGGAGGGCGTGCATTGAAAGCGAGTGACCTCCTTCGTGGCTTCCGAAATACACGGACAGTGGTCGCTCGCTCATCTCGAAGGCTGTATCACTGTTGTGGTTGGACTGAAACGGGGCGTGTGCTGCTGTGAGCCCAGTTTAGTCGCGCTTTCATGCTGTGGTACTTCACGCGTGCCCTCTATTTACCGTGACCTGGTTCGAAGTGTTCATTGTAGCAGTATGGTGATTTAAAAATTGTTCGTTATATCTGGAAGCAACTTCAATGGGCTGGGTTGGAAAATCTTAAATGCGCTGAAATGTGGTCATTATAACCGATTGATAGTTATATCTGGGGTTGttgtaagtgggtttgactgtatgtgAATTTTGCTTTCACGGCAGCGTGTCACGTGCTGTCGTGCTCGTCACGTGCTGTCGTGTCGTGACGGAGCCAAGGTGCTCCCTCATTTAAAGTTTTGTTAACTCCCACAAAATCCCGTCCTCTCACTGCTTCTGCACGTCGAAGGCCCCTTCTCCCCTACTTCCGAGTCGCTCATTATCCTCCTTTCTATGGGTCGCCATGTTGCAGTTAGTACTAGTTAGTGAAGTGCACACGCTGATAGCAGTAGTGTACATGGTACCGGCATACTAGAACTCAGTGGCTGCCCTTTACAGTGCAGCAGAAGCTGAAGGTTGATTACCAGCTTTGCCAAAGAGCAGCAGGGTCAGAGCCACTGGCCGAGATACAACATGGATGCGTTGTGCATCTGTGAATGGAGGCTGTTTTTGCAAGGATGTGAGCGTTGTGTGCAGTTATTCTTGCAGTTTTTTTAGTCTTTCCAGGCTGTTGTAATTGGCGCTGCAGGTTGTACATGGTGGTGGATTATACATGGAAAAGTAGGATATATCACTAAGATAGTTGGACTCTCGCTAGGATAATCCGTGCCTCACTAGGATAGTTGAATTTTGTTGCTAGGGTAGTCTGCGTATGTCACCGGGATATTAAGTGTATCATTAGGACAGTCAGGGTATGTCACTGGGATAATTGGAAGTTCCTGACCAATTTGTGTGCGTCACCGGTTACTCAGAGTCTCGCTAGGACGGTGTCAACATTCCGACGCCTGTGTGGCAGGTGTTGGACTATGACCGACTGTCCATCCTCACCGATAGTTTGCCAACAGCTTGGCACTTTGAAATGTGGCAGCCGTGTGCATGTTTCCCGGCACCATCACGAGTGCTGTGTTGGCCACGTTGCAGGTGTATGAGGAGCACCAGCAGGAAATGACGGAGCGTGCCCGGTGCCAGTTCCAGGAACTGCTGCTGGAGCATGCCGAGCTCTTCTACGAGTTTGCCAATGTGGGGCCTGGCAGTGTTATCACCCAGGAAGACATCGCCAAAATCACCGAAGCCCTCCAGGAGGACTCCAGGTGAGCGTTGTAGCTGTCcgagattaaagggacactaaaggttaccagaaactcaagttgtGGCGTATCAGCCGGACGCCAGGGTGGAACAGACAACGTTTATTGATGCCGTGCCCTTTTTATAGGGTGATGAACTTGTGATCTgccgactgctgcttgcgtggccgaTAAGCGATTATCATGAAAACGTAGTGTGACACGCGATATCAGTATACAACATTCCTTTCCCCTAAGATTCGTTACACAGTTGCAAAATGTCTGATTAGTCATCAATGCCATAACGTGCGATAGGCCGTTTAACGCGTGTTGATCTTCGCGTCTCGACCGGGTCTTGGGTAGCTTGGCCCTGTCTTGCACCTGCGGCTGCTTCCGTGCTGACCGGCAGCTGTTGTGGTCGTCTGACTGTAGGAGGCAGCCTGACGTGGTAGTCTGCACTTGAGACTTCGAGACTCGTCCAGGCGCTCCTCAACTGGTTCCGGTGCCTGTGATGGCGTTCGCCGTTGTCCAGCTGGACGATGTACGACACCAGGcctcgcactgccacaaccctgGCCGCCTTCCACCTTGGACCTGGACAAAAGCTTTTAGCATAGACCGCGTCACCGACGTGGAACCTCTTAATCTCCGGTCGTTGCGGTTCTGGCACGTATTGCCGGTCCGGATGAAGTCTGTCCAAGGCTGTCCTCAGCCTTCGTCCGAACATCAATTCTGCCGGAGATTTCCCCGTGACCGAATGCGGCGTCGTGTGCTGTTTAAACAGGAACCGCGAAATCTTGCACTGCGTTGAACCATCCTGTTGCTTCTTTAACGCTTCTTTAACTTCTCTTACCATTCTCTCCGCCCTACCATTACTGGCGGGATTGTAAGGAGCAGTGAAAATAGCACGCACCCCATTGCACTTTAAAAACGTTTGCAACTCCGAGCTAGTGAATGCTGTGCCATTATCCGAAACGATAACGTCTGGCACACCGTGTGTCGCAAACATCTTCCTTAAGCTGGTGacgacaacccgccgtggttgctcagtggctatggtgttaggctgctgagcacgaggtcgcgggatcgaatcccggccacggcggccgcatttcgatgggggcgaaatgcgaaaacacccgtgtacttagatttaggtgcacgttaaagaaccccaggtggtcaaaatttccggagtctcccactacggcgtgcctcataatcagaaagtggttttggcacgtaaaaccccatatattattaagCTGGTGACGACAGCTGTAGCTTTCATGGATGACATGATTTCGACCTCAGCCCAGTTGCTGTACGCGTCTACCACGATTAAAAATACTTCTCCATTAACTGGACCAGCGAAATCAATGTGTAGGCGACTCCAAGGTTGATCTGGCTTGATCCAAAAATGCACTGGAACCTTGGGATCGCTTTGCCGGTTACTCTGACATGGCTGACAGTGTCGTACAAACTCTTCAATTTCGTGGTCCATTTTCGGCCACCACATGAGCCCTCTAGCTAACGCTTTCATAGCACTCATCCCAGGGTGATTTGCATGTAGGAGTTTAAGCACACTTTCTCTTGCTGCGTTAGGAATTACAACGCGATTCCCCCACAGCATGCAATCACGATGCAACGACAACTCCGTCTTCCTCACCTCGTAAGGCGCGAACTTGCTGTCCAGTTGTGTTGACGGCCAGCCACTAAGGATCCATTCCTTTACCATGGATAATACTTTGTCCTTCTTGATCAGCGCAGCGATGTCTGCCGCCTGCAGCGGTGCGCACTCGACCGCTTCCAGCAGGAGCACGTCCCCAGGTGGCTGTGGCTCGTCTTCGTCTCCCGGTGCTGGCAGATGACTGAGTGCGTCGGCGTTGGAGTTTTCTTGGCCTCGCCTGTACTGAAGGCTGTAGTTATACGCAGACAAACATAAAATCCAACGGAGCATTCTGGGCGACACAACTTCAGGCACCCTCTTGTCCGTGTTAAACAGGCCCAGTAATGGCTTGTGGTCCGTTATGACCGTAAATTCTCGCCCAGCAAGGTACTGGTGGAACCGTTTCACGCCAAAGACAACAGCTAAGCCCTCTTTATCAATCTGAGCATAGTTACGTTCACTGGCTCCAAGCGTCCGGGAAGCATACGCTATGGGCTGTTCCTTCCCATCAGTCGTATGATGGGCTAGCACTGCCCCCACTCCCACAGGAGATGCGTCGCAGCACAAAATTAAAGGAAGCTTGGTGTCATAGGGCACAAGTACAGAGTCGGAGCTAAGCAATTTTTTTAGTCTCTCAAACGTACGTTGGTGCTCACCTGTCCACTTCCATTCGTGGTCATGGTCGAGCAGTCGATAGAGGGGTTCTGCCACTTCAGTCTTGCCCTTGAGAAAACTGCTGTAAAAATTTAGTAACCCCAAGAACGCTTGCAACTCCTTTTTGCTTGTGGGTGCGGGCGCTTTATGGATGGCGTCAGTCTTGCTTCGGCTCGGATGTATTCCCGTGGCGTCAATCCTGCGACCCAAGAATTCAATGCTCGGCTTGTTGAATTCGCACTTGTCTTTGTTTACTCTTAACTGCGCATTCTGCAGATGCGATAGCATGGTTTCTAATCTCTCGGCGTGCTCTTCCGCGTTACGGCCAGAAATCAAGATATCATCAAGGTAGGCTTTCACGCCGGGAATGCCTGCTAACAGCGTATCAATGACTCGTTGAAATACCCATGGCGCCACCGAAATTCCAAACGGCAGCCGTTTGACTTTGTACAGCCCCTTTATCGTGTTAACTGTGAGCACTTCAGCCGATTCGTCGTCTAGCGTTAGCTGTTGATAAGCTTGAGCTAGATCTAGCTTTGTAAAAAATTTGCTTGAACCCAGAGCTGCGAGCATTTCAGCGGTTGTGGGCAAAGGATACCCGCTGCATTTAATAGCTTTGTTTACGGTGCTACGGTAGTCACCGCACAGGCGTAAAGTTCCGTCTTTTTTTCTTACCACTACCAGTGGCGTGGCCCAGTTGGAGTACGCGACGGGTTCCCATATCCCTTGTTGCACCAAGCGATCCACTTCCTTGCCCACGTCGTCCTTGAGGGCCAGTGGAACTGGTCGACTTTTGAGAAACACTGGTTGGGCGTCGTCTTTCAGTTCGATGTGAATTGGTGGTCCGTTGAAGCCAGGAAGGTCCCTGCGAAACACCTCGGAAAATCGTGAGGGCACGTCTTCCGCGTTTACTTGCTCGATTCCCCGCAAGCAAATGCCTAACGGCCTTAACCAGTTTCGCCCAATCAGGCTGTTGCCTCGATTCTTTACTACCAACAATGGCAGCTTTGCCTTCCGGCCCTTAAATTCTACCAAGACGGTTGCTCGACCCAGCAGTGGTAACGCCTCCTTTGACCAGGTTACGAGAGTTGTTCCAGAATCTTGTAGTGGTATTTCACCCCGACTTCTCTCGATTACTCTAAATGTATCTTCACTCACAATTGAGCACGATGCTCCGGAATCAACCTCCATCGGGACTTGTTGTCCTTGTATCTGTACTTTAACCATAAACTTCTGTTCTTGCTCATTCACTTCGCAAAGTGAAAACAATGCACTCATTTCGTACACGCCCTTGCTCTTTTCAACTTTCCTCTTTTGCTCAGGCGTCTTCCGGGCCGCTCTACTTTCGTCTTTTGAACGACAAGCCCTCGCAATATGTCCAACCCTTTTGCATTTGAAGCATGTCGCTTTTCTAAAACTGCATAAACGCGGAGCGTGCTTACCGTTGCAACGGTAGCAACCAGATCCTTCTGCCGTGGCGTCTTGCTTCGTGCGGGTTGCTTGTATCATGCCCTGGCAGTCCTTCGCCTCGTCTCGGCCGTGCATCCGTATGTCTCGTTGTTGCTTGGCTGTCGCTTCTGCGGTCGCGGCCATGTCGTACGCAACGTTGAACGTAAGGTCGTGTTCTGCGAGAAGTCGCTGTTGAACTGCTTCGTTCTGGAGGCCGCATACGAAACGATCTCGCATCATGATGTCCATCGGGAGCTGCACGTCGCCAAAACCGCAGTCTTCGGCTAGCTTCCGAAGCGCCGTGACGTAGTCCGCAACTGATTCCTCGGCAGCCTGGTTTCTCTTGTAGAACAAAAACCTTGCgtatagctctgaaggccttggATGCAGGTGCTTGCGAACCGCCGTCTTAATTTCCTCGTAGGTTGCTGTTGTCGGTCTTGCTGGCTTCACCAGAGTCACGATGAGCCCGTACGCTTCTTCGCCGCAACAACTCAGCAGGAcggctcttttctgttcttctttcGCTATCTTGTTAGCTTCGCAGAACATTTCTAGCCTCTCGACGTATTCGTCCCATGACGCGTTTGTGCCGAGATGATACTCGCCGATCCTGCCGACGGCCATCgccgccgcttcctcgtcgccaactGTGGCGTATCAGCCGGACGCCAGGGTGGAACAGACAACGTTTATTGATGCCGTGCCCTTTTTATAGGGTGATGAACTTGTGATCTgccgactgctgcttgcgtggctgaTAAGCGATTATCATGAAAACGTAGTGTGACACGCGATATCAGTATACAACACAAGTTAAAGtagtagagcaatgttctagaacgtctaaggcgtcaatataatcgcgagcagagctttagtaaccgagaaattgaggtaaatgcatgacacgatttgagaccccccagcgacattccggtactagcccgatgacgaaaggactcctcataatttgtgttactaatactcaactactcgtattaaaaatatcatttcattcgattataagacggaaaaaaatgctacttgtctacgtctattcgattctaagaaaaaataacattttgacgttacccttcagtaatatgggtgttcgaaaggtttcgttttcgctcgactctgcgtgctcgactctgcgccgcgcacgctttggagtttcagtagtttcgttatcgcgtcgtgctgtgagggttctgctggctcgcgaaactttcatttataaaaagaaagtgcagGCAAGCGTCATGTAATTCAATGTAAAATCAAATCTGACATTTATGTTGCAGAACATAGAGTAAGTAATCCCTCGTTACAGTTGAACCTggttatatcgaactcgcaaaaaagtgcctatcagttcgatatagggcataattcgatataagcctgctaaagaattggatgtcGTAAA contains:
- the LOC142559838 gene encoding uncharacterized protein LOC142559838, coding for MAVGRIGEYHLGTNASWDEYVERLEMFCEANKIAKEEQKRAVLLSCCGEEAYGLIVTLVKPARPTTATYEEIKTAVRKHLHPRPSELYARFLFYKRNQAAEESVADYVTALRKLAEDCGFGDVQLPMDIMMRDRFVCGLQNEAVQQRLLAEHDLTFNVAYDMAATAEATAKQQRDIRMHGRDEAKDCQGMIQATRTKQDATAEGSGCYRCNVNAEDVPSRFSEVFRRDLPGFNGPPIHIELKDDAQPVFLKSRPVPLALKDDVGKEVDRLVQQGIWEPVAYSNWATPLVVYLAGREFTVITDHKPLLGLFNTDKRVPEVVSPRMLRWILCLSAYNYSLQYRRGQENSNADALSHLPAPGDEDEPQPPGDVLLLEAVECAPLQAADIAALIKKDKVLSMVKEWILSGWPSTQLDSKFAPYEHTTPHSVTGKSPAELMFGRRLRTALDRLHPDRQYVPEPQRPEIKRFHVGDAVYAKSFCPGPRWKAARVVAVRGLVSYIVQLDNGERHHRHRNQLRSAWTSLEVSSADYHVRLPPTVRRPQQLPVSTEAAAGARQGQATQDPVETRRSTRVKRPIARYGIDD